The Gemmatimonas phototrophica region ACTCGTGGATGACAGCAGCATTGAACAGGAAATCGAACGATTCCATGCCGCGGTGGAACGCGCGCGCGAGCGGCTGCGACTGCTGCGTGCCCGCACGGAGGCGCAGGCCGGACCGGAAGAAGCGGCCATCTTCGATGTGCAGCTGTCTATTCTCGATGATGGCGAGCTGACGAACAGCACCATTGCGCTGATCCGGCAGAATCTGGGGGCGGAAAAGGCGTTCGACATCGTGCTGTTGGAGTGGCGCCAGCACTTTGCGCGCTCCAGCGCTCCCATGCTGCGCGAAAAGGTGGGCGACCTCACCGACGTGCACATCCGCGTGCTCTCCATTCTGCTGGATCTGCCCGATCACGATCCGGTGGATGTGCCGCGGGGCAGCAACACCATTCTGGTGACGCACGATCTCACGCCGTCGCTCACCATGCAGCTCGATCGCGAGTGCATTGCCGCCATTGCCACGGAAGCGGGAACTGCCACCGCTCATGTGGCCATCCTCGCCCGTTCGCTTGGACTGCCGGCGGTGGTGGGTCTGCGTAACGCCCTCACCGCGCTGCACGGCGGGGAAATCGTCATTCTCGACGGTGCCGAAGGCACCATGGTGATCTCGCCGTCCGATCACGAAGTGGATGAAGCCCGGCAACGGGTGGCCGAAGAGGAAGGGCGCGCCGACGTCATTCGCGAATTGGCGCTGAGCGAACCCGTCACGCGCGATGGGGTCCGCGTGGTAATCCGCGCCAATGTCGATATTCCCGAAGAGTCCGACTACGGCGCCAGCAGTGGTGCCGAAGGGGTCGGCCTCATGCGCACCGAATTCCTCGTGGTGGGGCGTGCCAGCATGCCCGACGAGGAGGAACAGTATCGTGCCTATACGCGCGTGGTGAAGGCCTTCGCCGGTCAGACGGTCATCATCCGCACGTATGATGTCGGAGGGGACAAGCTTCCCGTGGGAGGCTTCCCGCACGAAGCCAATCCCTTCCTGGGGTGGCGGGCCATTCGCATGTGCCTCGACGAGAGCGAACTGTTCAAGGTGCAGCTGCGGGCCTTGTTGCGGGCTGCGGTACACGGCGATCTGCGCATCATGTTGCCGCTGGTCGTTACGGTGGACGAAGTGCGCGAAACGCGTCAGCTGATCAGCGAATGCATTGATGAACTGGCGGCGCGACGCGTCCCCTTCCGTGATGACGTCCCGCTGGGAGTCATGATTGAAACTCCCGCCGCCGCGGTGGCCTGCGATACGCTGGTCCGCGACGTGGATTTCTTCAGCATCGGTTCCAACGATCTGGTGCAGTACATGCTGGCCGTCGATCGTGGCAACGCCAATCTCGCGCCCCGCTTCACGCCGTTCCATCCTGCCGTACTGCGTCTCATGGCACAGGTGCAGGCCACCGGCGCCGCACATGGCATCGATGTCTGCGTCTGCGGCGAAATGGCGTCGCAGCCGCTCGCCGTCTTCGCCTTGCTCGGCTTGGGGCTGCGCCAGTTGAGCGTGGCGCCGCGGGCCGTCGCTGACGTGAAACGCATCATTCGTGGGGTACGGGCCGAGGTGGCCGCCGACGCCGCCCAAGCCGCCATGGCCTGTAGCACGGCCCGCGAGGCCGAGGTCCTGCTGCGACGGCGCCTTCGGGCCGAGTTGCAGCTCTAGGGGTGTTTCCCCCGGTGGCACCGTGCCCCGGGGCCCCGGAACGGTTGCAGTTGCCCCGATCCTCCCCTAGTCTACCCAAGACTTTGCGAAGTATTCACTTACCCCGAGACCAGCACCCCGTGGCCGATCGTCATCTCTTCACGTCTGAGTCAGTCACCGAAGGACACCCGGACAAGATTGCGGACCAGATCTCTGATGCCGTTCTCGATGCCATCCTGACCGTGGATCCCGCCGCGCGCGTGGCATGCGAGACGCTCGTCACGACCGGCCTCGCTGTCATTGCCGGCGAAATCACGACCACGGCCTACGTGCACTTGCCGGAAATCGTCCGTCAGACCATCGATGGCATTGGCTACAACAATGCGGAATTCGGTTTCGACGCCAAGACGTGTGCCGTGATGAGCACCATCGATCGGCAGTCGCCGGACATCGCGCAGGGTGTGGATACGGGCGGCGCCGGTGATCAGGGAATGATGTTCGGCTATGCCACCGACGAAACGCCGGAGCTCATGCCGTTGCCCATCCAGCTGGCGCATGCGCTCACGCATCAGCTCTCGGTGCTCCGCAAGGACGGCACCTATCCCTGGCTGCGCCCCGACGGCAAGGCACAGGTCTCCGTGGTCTACGAGGGCGACCGTCCAGTGGCTGTGGATACCGTTGTCATTTCCACCCAGCACGACGAAAAGGTGTCCAACACCAAACTCCGTCGCGCCATCCTCGACGACGTCATCCACGCGACCATCCCCGAAGAGTTCATCGCGCGCCGCATGAAGACGCACATCAACCCCACCGGCCGGTTTGTCATTGGCGGCCCACAGGGTGATGCCGGCCTCACGGGGCGCAAGATCATTGTGGACACGTACGGTGGCATGGGGCGTCATGGCGGCGGTGCCTTCAGCGGCAAGGACCCGTCCAAGGTGGATCGCTCGGCCTGCTATGCGGCACGCTGGGTGGCCAAGAACATCGTGGCCGCCAAACTTGCGCGCCGGTGTGAAGTGCAGGTGGCCTACGCCATTGGTGTGGCCGAACCTGTGTCGGTGTACGTGCAGACGTTTGGCACGGGCGCGGTGCCTGATCGTGAAATCGAAGCGGCGGTCAATGCCGTCTTCGACCTGACGCCTCGTGGCATCAGCAAGGCGCTCGACCTGCGCAAGCCCATTTATCAAGCCACGGCCGCCTATGGGCACTTCGGGCGGAAATCCGAAACCATTGGCCGTGGCAAGTCGGCGCGTACCACGTTTACGTGGGAACGCACCGATCGCGTCGCCGCGCTCAAGAAAGCGCTGTAACAGGCGCCCATGGACCTCAACCGACCGCTGGGGCGCCGCCGCCGGATGTTGGCAAGGCGGCGTGCCATGCGGTCGGTTTGCTCCCGTGGCGGGTATTCTCGGTATCCCCACCCGGAGTCCGCATGATGCAGGAAGTCACCGTGGCCCGCCTCGGCCTCGATAGCGCGACGAATTCGTACGTCGTTATCCTGCGCGAAAAGGTGGGCACCCGTGTGCTGCCGATATGGATCGGCAAGCCGGAGGCCGAATCCATTCTCATGCAGATGAATCAACTCAAGCGCGAGCGCCCGCTCACGCACGATCTCTGCAAAGCGCTCATCACCGGACTCGGCGGAACGCTGCGTCGGGTCAGCATTACGCGCGTGGAGAAGAGCACGTACTTCGCGGAGATGCAGCTCGAGGGCGCCAACGGCCTCATTGAGGTCGATGCCCGTCCTTCGGACAGTATCGCCATCGCGCTTCGGCTCGATGCCCCGATCTACGCGCCAGATGCTCTGCTCTCGGTCATGGAGGTGGATGGCGACGACACGTCGCCCACGCCTCAAGAGACTGGGGAGGACGTGCACGGCCTGTCCGCCGAGCAATTGCAGGCTTACCTCGAGAATCTCCGGCCGGAAGACTTCGGCAAGTTCATCCCCTGAGACTCCGTTCACCGTTCCCCGTGCCGAACCTTCGTGCCGTGTTTCGTCTCGTGAAGCATCCGTTGCTCAGCCTGCTCGTCCTCGCCGCTACACTCATGACTGCTGCGGTGGCTGGCGCGCAGACCACCAGTCGTACGGTTGAAGGCCGCGTCCGACGCCCCGTGCGCGAGGGGGCCGACTCCACGGGCATGGGCCCCACCCGCGACGTGTGGGTCACCCTGCATCGGGTTGGCAAGGACACGGCGGGGCCGGTCGATTCGGTACGCAGCGACGCGAACGGTCGGTACCGCTTCACCTACACCCCGTTCGGCAATGCCGACGCGGTCTATTTCGCGTCAACCACCTACGGCGGCATTGCCTATTTCACGGCGCCGCTCAAGACCGCCAAGGCCACTGGCGACGAAACCGAAATCACCGTCTTCGATACCACGTCGCGCACGTTCCCCCTGTCCGTAAAGGGGCGACACCTCATTGTCAGCAAAGCCGACAGTTCCGACAAGCGCACGGTGGTGGAGGTCTTCGAGCTCTCCAACGACAGCCTCGCCACGCTGATCGCGGCGGAAGTACCGAACGCCGCGCCCACCTGGAGTGTGGGAATTCCCGCCGCTGCCGTCGATGTGCGGGCCAACGAAGGCGAAATCTCCCCCGATGCATTTGCGGCACAGAACGGCCGGGTCTCGGTGTTCGCACCGATCGCGCCCGGCGTCAAGCAAGTGGCCTTTTCGTACAAACTACCCAGCAGCAGCTTCCCACTGCGCGTGCGGTCGGAAGCGGGCGCCGTGGTCTTTGAAGTGCTGCTCGAAGAGGCGCAGGGCACCGTGAAAGGGCAGGGCTTCACCTCAGTCGATGCGGTCGCACTTGAAGGGCGCAACTTCCGTCGGTTCCTGTCGCAGGACGTCAAGCCGGACGCCGACGCGGTTATCGAATTGCCGTCCAGCGGGACTCCCGGACGCAATCTCTACATTGCCGGCTTGTTGGTCGCGGTAGGGTTTCTCATGATGCTGGCACTGACGCGCAGCATGCAACGCGCGGCCAGCAAGCGCGGCCAGGTGGTGCCCACGCTGCGGCCGCAGGAGCCGGATACGCCACTCGGAGATCGGCTCGCGCAGGAGATTGCGGCCCTCGATGCCGTCTATGCCCGACAGGATAATCCGTCGGCGGCGGTTACCGCCGCGTATCAAGCACGACGCGCGGAGCTCAAGGCAGCGCTAACGCAAGCGCTTGCTGAAGCCGGGTCCGGACGGTAGGTTCTAATCGTCGCACACAGGGTGCGACGGACAACTGATTTCGAGCACGGGACACGGAAACCGGTGAAAAGCCGGTGCGGCCCCGCCACTGTAACGGGTAACTCTGCGGTCCTCACGGACTGCACAGCAGCGTCACTCAGTTCACCACTGATCGCAAGATTGGGAAGGTGAGTGACGTCGCCCGGAGCCAGGAGACGACCCGCGCTCTCTCTTTGACGAAGACCCTCGAGGGGGGGCTCGTGCAAACGTGACTGCGCGGTCGTGTCATTACCGTCGTCATGGGTGCTCGGGCGTCTTCTCGTGGGAGAGGATGCCCGTTCGTGTTTCCTCACCCACGATTGGTACGCAGGGTGCGTGCGATCCTGCTGCCGGTATTCGGCAGCGTGCTGGTCGCGTGCTCCGGCGATCGTGCCGCGTCGTCCGCCTCACCGGCGGGCGCGTCTGTGGCTGCGCCATCCGTTACCGATGACTTTGGCGCACCACTCCCCACCGATGCGCAGTTCGCCGAGCGCGTCGTATCGCTCAATCCCGCGGCCACCGAGGCAATCTTTGCCATTGGAGCCGAGGCGCGGCTCGTGGGACGTTCCCGATGGGATAAGTATCCGGCTCAGGTGGAGCGCATCCCCGCGCTCGGTGATGGGATTCGCCCGGCGGTCGAAGCAATTCTCGCCGCCCGCCCTACGCTGGTCATTCTGTATGCCACCGCCGAGAACCGCGCGGCGGCTGACGCGCTGACCCGCGCTGGCATACGAACGATCGCCCTGCGCGTCGACCGCATCGCGCAGTTCCACGCACAGTTGCGTGCGTTGGGGGTGGCGCTGGGCGCAACGGCACGCGCGGCTGCCGTCAGCGATTCGGTGCAGCGCACCCTAAATCGAGTGCGAACACTCACAGCACGCGTGACCGATCGCCCCACCGTCGTGTGGCCCGTCTGGAATACCCCGCCCATGGTCATTGGCGGGGGCAGCTACATGGATGAACTGCTGGAGATCGCCGGGGCTCGCAATGTGTTCCATGAGCTCGCGCAGCCTTCACCATCCGTGAGCATGGAAGAGGTCATGGCCCGCAATCCGGCCTACGTGATTGTGAGCGCCACACAGGCCACTGAGCTGGGGCGCAACGACAGCTGGCGGGCGCTGGCCGCCGTGCGCGAACAGCGGTTCATCACGCACGACCCGGTGGTTACCGGGCGTCCGTCCGTGGTCCTTGGGATGGCCGCCGTTCAACTCGCCCGGGCATTGCACCCGGCACTCGCGGATTCCTTGCGTGATCGCTGAATCGGGGGATACCTCCCACAGCGAAAACCGTACCGCCTGGCCATGGGTGCTAGGGGGCGTGCTGTTGGTGCTCGTCGCGATGCTCGGCATCGCGCTCGGCGCCATCGCCTTGCCCGTCGGACAGGTGCTGGATGCCCTCCGGGGCGTTGGGGAGTCATCCACTGTTTCCATCGTGCGCGATTTGCGTCTCCCGCGCGTACTGCTCGCCGCCATCGTGGGGGCGGGGCTCGCCATGAGCGGCGGCGCCTTGCAGGGCACGCTCCGCAATCCCTTGGCCGAACCGTATTTGCTGGGGGTGTCTGGCGGCGCCGCCGTGGGCGCCGTGATGGCCATGGCCTTTGGTGTGGTGGCGCCTGTGCTCATTACGGCCTGCGCCTTCGCGGGCGCTGCTGTAGCCACGCTGGTGGTTACGGCATTGGCACGCACGGTAGGCGGCAGTGGCGACACGCGATTGTTGCTCATGGCCGGGGTGGTCGTGGGGGCCTTTGCCAATGCGGCCATTCTCGTGGCGCTTGCCGACGCACCACCGGAACGACTCCGCGGTGCGCTCTGGTGGATGATGGGCAGTGCCGCCGATGCATCGTGGGGCGCCGTCCTGCGCAGCGGTGCGGCGGTTCTGCTGCTGGGCGGCATTCTGGTGTGGCGCGCGCGCGAACTCGATGTGTTGGCGCTGGGCGCAGAGCCCGCCGCAGCGCTCGGCGTAGACGTGGATCGCGCCTCGCAGCGCACATTTCTGGTGGCCAGTTGGCTGGCCGCCGCCACGGTGGCCGCTGCCGGACTGGTTGGTTTTGTCGGGCTGGTGGTACCCAACCTGGCCCGCGCACTTGGGGCACGACAACACCGCCCCATGATGCTGCTGTCGGCGGTCTACGGCGCCGTGCTGCTGGTGGCGGCCGATCTGCTGGCGCGTACGCTGCGCGCACCGGCCGAGTTGCCGCTCGGGGCCGTGACGGCGCTGGTGGGTGTGCCGTTCTTTCTGTCGCGTCTGCGCAAGGTGGCCGCATGACGGGCGGCGTCTCACCCCTGTCTGGTTCGCCCAGTCATGCCGGTGCCCCATCGCTCGCGTTCCACGCCGTCACGGTGCGCTATCCGCAGCGTGAGGTTGCCGCGCTGTCCAATGTGACGCTCCACGCGCAGCCTGGATGTGTCACGGCCGTCGTGGGCCCCAACGGCAGCGGCAAGAGCAGTCTGGTACGCGCGTTGCTGCGCCGCGTACCGCTGGCTGGCGGTCATATCGAACTGGACGGCGTCAACATCGCGCAGAGCACCGCGCGCGACCTCGCGCAACAGGTGGCCATCGTGCCGCAGCGCGAAGAACCGGTGATGCCCCTGTCGGTGCGCGAGTTCGTATTGCTGGGGCGTCACCCGCGCCGCAGCGCCTTTGGTGGACCCTCGGCCGACGATCGGGCGCACGTCCTCTCCGCGCTCGATCGCGCAGGCATTCTCGACGCCGTGGATCGTCGCACGGACTCGTTGTCGGGGGGCGAGTGGCAACGGGTGCGCATCGCGCGAGCGCTGGCACAGGACACACGCGTATTGGTACTCGATGAGCCCACCACGTTTCTCGATATCGCGCACGAGATGGCGGTCTTTGAACTGGTAGACACGCTCGCCCGTGAAGGGCGTACCGTGTTGCTGGTCAGTCATCAGCTCAATCTTGTCGCGCGCTTCGCTGAGCACATCGTGCTGCTCGACAAGGGACAGGTGGCCGCGGCGGGCACGGTGGATGACGTGATGCGGGGCGATGTCCTGGAAGCCGTGTACGATTGGCCACTGGTTGTCACACGCGATCCGGCCATTGGCGTGCCGGCCCTGTTGCCCCTGCGCGGCCGGGGGCGGTCTCGGTGATCAGCGCCGCGCTCTTCATGCTGCTGCAGGGACCGGCTGCGGACATTGTGCGGGTGTGCGCGCAGGATGCTCGCACTGGCGAGGCGGTGGTAGGGATCAGTGTGCGCGCCGCCGATGGAGCCACGCACACCGCGGCAGGTGCGTGTACCACGGTGCGGGCGGGCGTGGGCACGGCACTGATGATCATGCGGGTGGGGTATCTGCCGCGGCCGGTGGTCCTGAGCGGTAACGGCGTGACGGTGTACGTGATGCTGGTCCCCCGTACGAGTCGTGGTGTGGGGGATTCCCTCGGGTTTGCGGTGCTGGCCACCCAGCGTGTCACTGCCAACGCGCAGGCTGACGCCAATGGCGCGCGCGTGCACGCAACGATCAGTGCGCAGCAGGCGCGCGAGCGCGGCGTGGGCAGTATGAACGGCGTGATCGGATTGCTCCCGTACACGTCGCTCCGTTCGGCGCGCGGAGAATCGGGATTGAGTTTGCGCGGGGCGCGGCGAGAGCAGGTGGTCATCACGCTCGATGGGTTGCCACTCAACGATCCGGCCACCGGCCTGGCCGATGTCTCCGATGTCCCGCTGGTGGCGCTGCAGTCGGCAACGGTATTGCCCGGTGCGGATCCGCTGAGCGCCGGCAGTGGGGCGAGCGGTGGCGTGTTGTCGCTGACCACAGGCGCCCAGCGCACCGTCAGCGTGCGCAGCGGGGCCTTTGGGCAGCGGGTCGCCGAAGGCGCCTGGGCGGGAGTGGTGCAACAGACACGCTGGCACGGGGCACTCTCCCATCGAACGGCGCGCAATGACTTTGCATTCGTAAACGCGGCGGGTGTGCAACCGGTAACGGAAACGCGCATCAACAACGACGAGCGGCGCACGGTCTTCACCGGCGGGTTGGTTAGTGCGCGTACTCAGTGGAACCTGCTGTTCTCCACTGGTGAGCGGGGCATGGTGGGCCCCGCCAATGTGCGCGCATACGACAGTGACCGGTCACTCACCACGCGGCTCATGGTGCGAGGGCAGACGGCTGTTGGGAACAGCATGCTCTCCACGGGCGCACGGGCGTTCATGCTGCGCTACCGTGATCCCGCCAGTCCAACGCGTGATTCACGCGCGACGGCGTGGGCCAGTGATGCCGAGTGGCGTGGAAACGTCGCCGGGGGATCCTGGCGGGTGGGTGGTGGTGCGGATGGACTGACCGCCACGGGCAACGTGCAGCAGCAGCGGGCGCGCGGATTTGCCGCGTGGGGATGGCAACGCCCTGGTGCCGCAGCACAGCGTGTGGACGCTGATGCTGGAGTACGGGTGGACGTGGTGGAACGCAGTGGCGTGCTCCCCACGGCGTCCGTCGGCAGCAGCGTCAGGCTGTCTGGTACACGTAGTGGTTCGGTCGTTCGGCTGGTGTCCCGCGTGGCGCAGGCCGTTCGTGTTCCAACGCTGTACGACTTGTATTTCTCCTCGCCGCAGCGACTGGATGTGCAGG contains the following coding sequences:
- the ptsP gene encoding phosphoenolpyruvate--protein phosphotransferase, giving the protein MLSVLRGIPASPGIVVGPVHLLRWEVPEVRHRLVDDSSIEQEIERFHAAVERARERLRLLRARTEAQAGPEEAAIFDVQLSILDDGELTNSTIALIRQNLGAEKAFDIVLLEWRQHFARSSAPMLREKVGDLTDVHIRVLSILLDLPDHDPVDVPRGSNTILVTHDLTPSLTMQLDRECIAAIATEAGTATAHVAILARSLGLPAVVGLRNALTALHGGEIVILDGAEGTMVISPSDHEVDEARQRVAEEEGRADVIRELALSEPVTRDGVRVVIRANVDIPEESDYGASSGAEGVGLMRTEFLVVGRASMPDEEEQYRAYTRVVKAFAGQTVIIRTYDVGGDKLPVGGFPHEANPFLGWRAIRMCLDESELFKVQLRALLRAAVHGDLRIMLPLVVTVDEVRETRQLISECIDELAARRVPFRDDVPLGVMIETPAAAVACDTLVRDVDFFSIGSNDLVQYMLAVDRGNANLAPRFTPFHPAVLRLMAQVQATGAAHGIDVCVCGEMASQPLAVFALLGLGLRQLSVAPRAVADVKRIIRGVRAEVAADAAQAAMACSTAREAEVLLRRRLRAELQL
- the metK gene encoding methionine adenosyltransferase, coding for MADRHLFTSESVTEGHPDKIADQISDAVLDAILTVDPAARVACETLVTTGLAVIAGEITTTAYVHLPEIVRQTIDGIGYNNAEFGFDAKTCAVMSTIDRQSPDIAQGVDTGGAGDQGMMFGYATDETPELMPLPIQLAHALTHQLSVLRKDGTYPWLRPDGKAQVSVVYEGDRPVAVDTVVISTQHDEKVSNTKLRRAILDDVIHATIPEEFIARRMKTHINPTGRFVIGGPQGDAGLTGRKIIVDTYGGMGRHGGGAFSGKDPSKVDRSACYAARWVAKNIVAAKLARRCEVQVAYAIGVAEPVSVYVQTFGTGAVPDREIEAAVNAVFDLTPRGISKALDLRKPIYQATAAYGHFGRKSETIGRGKSARTTFTWERTDRVAALKKAL
- a CDS encoding bifunctional nuclease family protein; the encoded protein is MMQEVTVARLGLDSATNSYVVILREKVGTRVLPIWIGKPEAESILMQMNQLKRERPLTHDLCKALITGLGGTLRRVSITRVEKSTYFAEMQLEGANGLIEVDARPSDSIAIALRLDAPIYAPDALLSVMEVDGDDTSPTPQETGEDVHGLSAEQLQAYLENLRPEDFGKFIP
- a CDS encoding ABC transporter substrate-binding protein, encoding MRAILLPVFGSVLVACSGDRAASSASPAGASVAAPSVTDDFGAPLPTDAQFAERVVSLNPAATEAIFAIGAEARLVGRSRWDKYPAQVERIPALGDGIRPAVEAILAARPTLVILYATAENRAAADALTRAGIRTIALRVDRIAQFHAQLRALGVALGATARAAAVSDSVQRTLNRVRTLTARVTDRPTVVWPVWNTPPMVIGGGSYMDELLEIAGARNVFHELAQPSPSVSMEEVMARNPAYVIVSATQATELGRNDSWRALAAVREQRFITHDPVVTGRPSVVLGMAAVQLARALHPALADSLRDR
- a CDS encoding FecCD family ABC transporter permease — translated: MIAESGDTSHSENRTAWPWVLGGVLLVLVAMLGIALGAIALPVGQVLDALRGVGESSTVSIVRDLRLPRVLLAAIVGAGLAMSGGALQGTLRNPLAEPYLLGVSGGAAVGAVMAMAFGVVAPVLITACAFAGAAVATLVVTALARTVGGSGDTRLLLMAGVVVGAFANAAILVALADAPPERLRGALWWMMGSAADASWGAVLRSGAAVLLLGGILVWRARELDVLALGAEPAAALGVDVDRASQRTFLVASWLAAATVAAAGLVGFVGLVVPNLARALGARQHRPMMLLSAVYGAVLLVAADLLARTLRAPAELPLGAVTALVGVPFFLSRLRKVAA
- a CDS encoding ABC transporter ATP-binding protein; this encodes MTGGVSPLSGSPSHAGAPSLAFHAVTVRYPQREVAALSNVTLHAQPGCVTAVVGPNGSGKSSLVRALLRRVPLAGGHIELDGVNIAQSTARDLAQQVAIVPQREEPVMPLSVREFVLLGRHPRRSAFGGPSADDRAHVLSALDRAGILDAVDRRTDSLSGGEWQRVRIARALAQDTRVLVLDEPTTFLDIAHEMAVFELVDTLAREGRTVLLVSHQLNLVARFAEHIVLLDKGQVAAAGTVDDVMRGDVLEAVYDWPLVVTRDPAIGVPALLPLRGRGRSR
- a CDS encoding TonB-dependent receptor plug domain-containing protein; translated protein: MISAALFMLLQGPAADIVRVCAQDARTGEAVVGISVRAADGATHTAAGACTTVRAGVGTALMIMRVGYLPRPVVLSGNGVTVYVMLVPRTSRGVGDSLGFAVLATQRVTANAQADANGARVHATISAQQARERGVGSMNGVIGLLPYTSLRSARGESGLSLRGARREQVVITLDGLPLNDPATGLADVSDVPLVALQSATVLPGADPLSAGSGASGGVLSLTTGAQRTVSVRSGAFGQRVAEGAWAGVVQQTRWHGALSHRTARNDFAFVNAAGVQPVTETRINNDERRTVFTGGLVSARTQWNLLFSTGERGMVGPANVRAYDSDRSLTTRLMVRGQTAVGNSMLSTGARAFMLRYRDPASPTRDSRATAWASDAEWRGNVAGGSWRVGGGADGLTATGNVQQQRARGFAAWGWQRPGAAAQRVDADAGVRVDVVERSGVLPTASVGSSVRLSGTRSGSVVRLVSRVAQAVRVPTLYDLYFSSPQRLDVQALSPERVLLDASTGVQGVWQTPRWRATGELQAVARDTRDAIVWFPGNFGWSPANVGRERLRGTEARVELNTLALSLGVWHTWYQPTLRSGGLTIPTPYVPLHSVGGQGLWQHGAHALSAVIRFQGRRPFTAGPRNPLFELPAVTLLDVAITRRHLFTHLDALFSAGLDNATNVRWQSVRGFPMPGRGWSASLTLQPRP